From the Candidatus Bathyarchaeia archaeon genome, one window contains:
- a CDS encoding SBBP repeat-containing protein, translated as MLPRLITRPEVGRRYDGVIFLNSDSKGLAFSAPARVPQLKSGGGGHFRGREIFLLCSLVLICLAVVQVGHGDGYAFSGKWGLLGGPMEPNGIAVDPLGNIYVVDFHNSQVEKIAGNGTLLASWGSRGSGPGQFMQPQGIALDPAGNVFVSDSVNNNIQKFTNTGILMTAWGSGGSNPGQFITLNGIAVNGTGFVYAADKGNARVQIFGNSGAFVSSFGKLGSEPGNFTSPYGVAAGPSGFVYVSDDMNNNVSRFSATGNFVNGWDIVSPAGVAVDSAGNAYIAARVDNKVEKFSSTGTLLLTFGSHGSGNGQFNNPVGIAVDSSGNIYVSDFFNYRVQEFSQTGTFVSSVTFAGPGRFDDPYSVALDGFGHVFVADALNNRVEKFGTNGGFITAWGSNGTGPGQFRNPTGVAVDILGNVYVVDYQNDRIQKFSPTGSFILSWGSQGSANGMFVKPVNVAIDGSGNVYVTDNGNNRIQKFNNTGGFLAKWGATGTGTGMFQNPSGIAVDSLGNVFVTDTGNNRVEKFSSAGAFITSWGMLGPGNGQFKSPEGIASDLSGNVYVADYYNNRTQKFLGNGTFVASWGTSGSLNGLFNNPVSLAIDTAGSVYVADSGNNRVQVFVPLSTGPGFPGGGSGRVMRL; from the coding sequence ATGCTTCCGCGTCTCATTACGCGCCCGGAGGTAGGAAGAAGATACGATGGAGTCATTTTTCTAAACTCGGATTCCAAGGGGTTAGCGTTCTCCGCCCCAGCGAGAGTTCCTCAACTCAAAAGTGGAGGAGGAGGTCACTTTCGAGGAAGGGAAATCTTTCTCCTTTGTTCTCTTGTTTTGATCTGTCTCGCGGTAGTACAGGTTGGACACGGTGATGGTTACGCTTTCAGCGGGAAATGGGGATTACTAGGCGGACCCATGGAACCCAACGGGATAGCAGTCGATCCGCTTGGCAACATTTACGTTGTAGATTTTCACAACTCTCAAGTGGAAAAAATTGCTGGTAATGGAACACTGTTGGCCTCTTGGGGTTCCAGGGGCTCAGGGCCGGGACAGTTCATGCAACCTCAAGGAATAGCGCTCGACCCTGCCGGCAACGTGTTCGTGAGCGACTCTGTGAACAACAACATTCAGAAGTTCACGAACACTGGCATCCTAATGACAGCATGGGGAAGCGGTGGCTCAAACCCGGGACAATTCATTACTCTGAACGGGATTGCGGTAAATGGCACCGGGTTCGTTTATGCCGCTGACAAGGGAAATGCTCGCGTGCAAATCTTTGGGAATTCTGGCGCATTTGTTTCTAGTTTCGGCAAACTCGGCTCAGAACCAGGAAATTTCACTTCTCCATATGGGGTTGCTGCCGGCCCCTCTGGATTCGTTTACGTTAGCGATGATATGAACAACAACGTTTCAAGGTTTAGCGCAACCGGCAATTTTGTAAATGGCTGGGATATCGTGTCTCCTGCCGGAGTTGCCGTTGACTCTGCAGGAAACGCGTACATCGCGGCCAGAGTGGACAACAAGGTAGAAAAATTCTCCTCTACCGGAACCCTATTGCTGACCTTTGGGTCTCATGGTAGCGGTAATGGTCAGTTCAACAACCCAGTAGGAATTGCCGTTGACTCATCGGGAAATATCTACGTAAGCGATTTCTTCAACTATCGCGTGCAGGAGTTTTCGCAAACTGGGACCTTCGTAAGTAGCGTTACCTTCGCCGGCCCTGGCAGGTTTGACGATCCATACTCCGTGGCCTTGGATGGGTTTGGGCATGTTTTTGTGGCAGATGCGCTTAACAATCGCGTGGAAAAGTTCGGCACGAATGGGGGATTCATTACAGCATGGGGCTCGAACGGAACTGGGCCCGGCCAGTTCCGTAATCCCACTGGTGTGGCAGTTGACATTCTAGGGAACGTATACGTTGTTGACTATCAAAACGACCGGATCCAAAAATTCAGTCCGACCGGCTCTTTCATTTTATCATGGGGAAGTCAGGGTAGTGCAAATGGAATGTTCGTGAAGCCGGTGAATGTGGCTATCGATGGATCCGGCAATGTCTACGTAACGGACAACGGCAATAACCGGATTCAGAAATTTAACAACACAGGTGGATTCCTCGCTAAGTGGGGAGCAACCGGGACCGGCACCGGAATGTTTCAGAACCCGTCCGGGATCGCGGTTGACTCATTGGGTAATGTGTTTGTTACGGACACAGGCAACAATCGTGTTGAGAAGTTTTCTAGCGCCGGTGCATTCATAACTTCTTGGGGAATGCTTGGACCAGGGAATGGGCAGTTTAAGAGCCCGGAAGGCATCGCTTCCGATCTCTCAGGGAATGTCTATGTCGCTGACTATTACAACAATCGCACTCAGAAATTCCTTGGCAATGGCACCTTTGTTGCGTCCTGGGGCACGAGTGGTAGCCTGAATGGGTTGTTCAACAACCCGGTTTCCTTGGCTATTGACACTGCAGGCAGTGTGTACGTCGCGGATAGCGGGAACAATCGCGTTCAAGTATTCGTCCCACTCTCGACCGGACCAGGCTTCCCCGGAGGAGGCTCGGGTCGAGTAATGCGTCTCTAG
- a CDS encoding DEAD/DEAH box helicase has translation MGPASLEPFALLSSPLKGLLLETGISVPTPPQAEAIPLIARGENVLIIAPTGSGKTEAALLPLIDRMIRRENRQGISLIYITPLRALNRDLLKRLQAWSVKLKFSVEVRHGDTPTKDRRRMANNPPDLLITTPETLQAILPGRRMRQHLRHVESVVIDEIHELAGDRRGAQLTVGLERLREVRVDDFQRVGLSATVGNPEEIAQFLGGNQPVKIVQIPLSRSTRYKVEYPAPGEEDREKARHLYTTPEAAARLTLVDDLVEAHDSTLIFVNSRVNAELLGSKFNMMDRKIMVHHGSLPKEERVRAEEAFKSGEIKALVCTSTLELGIDIGSVDLVVQYMSPRQVNSLVQRVGRSGHTLTRTSHGVLVSVSTEDLLESIGVIELAKEGKLEHTKIHRGALDVLAHQIAGMLMDSEGSRELSELKSVIKRAYPYQSLEDGPIDQVVEFMRKMGYLKREGATLYRTSRTRFYYFENLSMIPDERRYLVVDLTSQQNVGILGEEFMLTTARIGLNFIIKGRVWQIKQITDDGKVYVLPIDDPTAAIPGWDGQILPVPRALATKVGTYRAMADRLLAKHTPKSESIEDLSQLWPADVYGLRQLVEEMEAHRATGALVPTEKRFLIEGFDRYIILHAHLGDVLNFTLGEVIEELFRRQGLVRMWWSDAYRILFEMNADTTDLNMENLFRKEVFGVEEPVLGGACHGVLHRHFPWQLHMKHVAERFGALNRGRLMYGDAMKELMLRYRLTPIYDETIREALMEHSDFDGVKEIFEGVKSGAMEVQFFQSKDKPTPLAYHILYRHVDIPELIAPENVAADNLARLRISIEGRVVDLLCFDCGVLNSEVMIADLPEHPQCTACGSRLLSPLFWSSGYSASILKRKRNKEDLDENEKKALAKARRSADLVISYGRRAVVAQSVYGIGPQTASRVLAIMHDKDEEFYKDLLNAKLQFIATRPFWNN, from the coding sequence ATGGGACCCGCGTCACTTGAGCCCTTTGCACTACTCTCCTCACCACTGAAGGGACTACTCCTCGAAACGGGAATCTCTGTCCCCACGCCTCCCCAAGCTGAGGCTATACCTCTCATCGCCCGTGGAGAAAACGTCCTCATTATTGCTCCCACCGGCTCTGGCAAAACCGAGGCAGCCCTGCTCCCATTAATCGATAGGATGATTCGTCGCGAGAACCGCCAAGGTATCTCGCTAATCTACATAACCCCTCTCAGAGCTTTGAACCGAGACCTTCTCAAACGGCTTCAAGCATGGTCCGTGAAGTTGAAGTTCTCGGTGGAGGTCCGGCATGGAGACACCCCAACCAAAGACCGTAGACGAATGGCAAACAATCCTCCTGATCTTCTCATAACCACTCCAGAGACGCTTCAAGCCATATTGCCCGGCAGGCGGATGAGACAGCATCTTCGGCACGTCGAATCAGTAGTAATCGACGAGATTCACGAGCTCGCTGGCGACCGACGAGGGGCACAACTCACGGTTGGCCTTGAACGCCTCAGAGAGGTTAGGGTCGACGATTTTCAAAGAGTGGGACTCTCTGCAACCGTTGGCAACCCGGAAGAGATTGCGCAGTTTCTCGGCGGAAATCAGCCAGTCAAAATCGTGCAGATCCCGCTTAGTCGATCCACCCGATACAAAGTGGAGTATCCAGCTCCCGGAGAGGAAGATCGAGAGAAAGCCAGACATCTCTACACTACTCCAGAAGCAGCAGCACGTCTCACACTAGTCGATGATCTTGTGGAGGCTCATGATTCTACGCTTATCTTCGTCAACAGCCGTGTAAACGCCGAGCTCCTAGGTTCGAAGTTCAACATGATGGACCGAAAAATAATGGTCCATCACGGCTCTCTCCCAAAAGAAGAGAGAGTCCGAGCGGAAGAGGCGTTCAAGTCTGGAGAAATCAAAGCACTCGTCTGCACATCTACACTCGAGCTTGGAATAGACATCGGATCAGTTGACCTAGTCGTTCAGTACATGTCACCGAGACAAGTGAACAGTCTAGTTCAACGCGTCGGACGTTCAGGTCACACTCTAACTAGGACGTCTCACGGGGTTCTAGTCTCCGTTTCAACCGAGGACCTCCTAGAATCCATCGGAGTTATCGAGCTAGCGAAAGAAGGAAAGTTAGAACACACCAAGATCCACCGCGGAGCACTTGATGTGCTTGCACACCAGATCGCTGGGATGCTAATGGACTCTGAAGGAAGCCGCGAACTTTCGGAGTTGAAGAGCGTGATCAAACGAGCCTACCCATACCAGTCTCTCGAGGACGGTCCCATTGACCAGGTTGTCGAGTTCATGCGCAAGATGGGTTACCTGAAGAGAGAAGGCGCAACCCTCTACCGAACCTCGCGCACTCGGTTCTACTATTTCGAGAATCTTAGCATGATTCCAGACGAACGCCGTTACTTGGTTGTGGATCTCACCAGTCAGCAAAATGTTGGCATTCTGGGGGAAGAGTTCATGCTGACTACGGCCAGGATCGGGCTCAATTTCATCATCAAAGGCCGAGTTTGGCAGATCAAACAAATAACAGATGATGGAAAGGTGTACGTCCTTCCAATTGACGACCCTACGGCGGCAATCCCGGGATGGGACGGGCAAATACTACCTGTGCCACGCGCCCTCGCGACTAAGGTTGGCACCTACAGGGCTATGGCAGATCGACTCTTAGCGAAACATACTCCAAAATCCGAGTCCATCGAAGACTTATCACAGCTGTGGCCAGCCGATGTTTATGGATTGAGGCAACTCGTTGAGGAGATGGAGGCGCATCGTGCTACTGGTGCGCTTGTTCCGACAGAAAAGCGATTCTTGATTGAAGGATTCGATCGATACATTATTCTTCACGCACATCTCGGTGACGTTCTCAATTTCACCTTGGGCGAAGTGATCGAGGAACTCTTCCGTCGCCAAGGCCTTGTTAGAATGTGGTGGTCAGATGCCTATCGAATTCTCTTTGAGATGAACGCTGATACGACCGACCTCAACATGGAGAACCTCTTCAGAAAAGAGGTGTTCGGAGTCGAAGAGCCCGTACTGGGTGGAGCGTGCCACGGCGTGCTTCATCGTCACTTCCCGTGGCAGCTGCATATGAAGCACGTCGCCGAGAGATTCGGCGCACTAAACCGTGGCCGACTCATGTACGGGGACGCGATGAAAGAACTGATGTTGAGATACCGACTCACTCCAATTTATGATGAGACAATCAGAGAAGCACTGATGGAGCATTCTGATTTCGATGGGGTCAAGGAGATCTTCGAAGGGGTCAAGAGTGGTGCAATGGAGGTTCAATTTTTCCAGTCAAAGGACAAGCCCACGCCCCTGGCCTACCATATTCTGTACCGGCATGTCGACATTCCGGAGCTCATAGCACCGGAAAATGTTGCTGCTGACAATCTGGCGCGACTCCGGATATCTATCGAGGGACGTGTCGTAGACCTGCTTTGCTTCGACTGCGGAGTCCTGAACTCCGAGGTCATGATTGCTGACCTTCCTGAACATCCTCAGTGCACTGCCTGCGGGTCGAGACTCCTTTCACCCCTCTTCTGGTCCAGCGGCTATTCAGCCAGCATTCTCAAAAGGAAACGAAACAAAGAAGATCTTGACGAAAACGAGAAGAAGGCGTTAGCGAAGGCTAGAAGATCAGCGGACCTCGTGATTTCCTACGGAAGACGGGCGGTCGTTGCCCAATCTGTATATGGGATAGGCCCACAAACAGCAAGCAGAGTGCTCGCGATAATGCATGACAAAGACGAAGAATTCTACAAGGATCTTCTCAACGCGAAGCTTCAGTTCATTGCAACAAGGCCGTTCTGGAATAATTAA